The Spirochaetaceae bacterium genome contains a region encoding:
- a CDS encoding MATE family efflux transporter, with amino-acid sequence MAMFFTVGWISFYIFVIISTILALVLRKKLTQKDGLLKGSLPKGILKFVTPLLLSGLFNQFYNLVDSIVVGQLIGHYALGAVSMSGTVTWFVMSFFFGIGIGMSVVISQCYGAKDTLKLKAAVNTTVICFAVVGSLLGLVGMVLSPLILTYLLNAPPEILPYANDYLSIMFGGFGIFATYMAVSSILQATGDSTTPFIMLAISTVVNIFLTVVLVAHFGLGIRAVALATLFSQAIAMLGCIIKLLTHHNEAIRLQLNSLRFDRAVAKQSLKLGLPMGIQQAITSFGFLLQTVFIGGFGATALAANGALARIDSLLLIPTFAFMQTASTLAGQNFGAGQLDRLKRGVSFIAVFTVTLTLLLVIPTFIFRTNILQLFINEGGFAAVVIGSEALTITLIGYPFTALTFLFAGAIRGAGKTTIPLIISFVGLYLIRVPLIIIFTNHDLNLMYLGLSGIWLSQPIHWVVTATLGFLYFKFGNWQKPKLKPLTAD; translated from the coding sequence ATGGCTATGTTTTTTACCGTTGGCTGGATAAGCTTTTATATCTTTGTTATTATCTCTACTATTTTGGCTTTGGTGCTGCGTAAAAAGCTTACCCAAAAAGACGGCCTCTTAAAAGGTTCGTTGCCTAAAGGTATCTTAAAGTTTGTTACCCCGCTATTGTTAAGCGGCCTTTTTAACCAATTTTATAATTTGGTAGATAGCATTGTGGTAGGCCAGCTCATCGGCCATTACGCGCTGGGCGCCGTTAGTATGTCGGGTACCGTTACTTGGTTTGTTATGTCGTTCTTTTTTGGGATTGGTATCGGTATGAGCGTAGTTATTTCGCAGTGTTACGGCGCTAAAGATACCCTTAAGCTTAAAGCCGCCGTTAATACCACCGTTATTTGCTTTGCCGTTGTCGGCAGCTTACTTGGTTTAGTGGGTATGGTTTTATCGCCCCTAATTTTAACTTATCTTTTAAATGCCCCGCCCGAAATCCTGCCCTATGCCAACGATTACTTAAGTATTATGTTTGGCGGCTTTGGTATTTTTGCCACCTATATGGCGGTGTCTTCTATCTTACAAGCCACCGGCGATTCTACCACCCCGTTTATTATGCTGGCTATCTCTACGGTAGTTAATATCTTTTTAACCGTTGTACTGGTGGCTCATTTTGGTTTAGGCATACGTGCGGTGGCGTTAGCTACTTTGTTTAGCCAAGCCATTGCTATGTTAGGTTGTATCATTAAGCTGCTTACTCACCATAACGAGGCCATTAGGCTGCAACTTAACAGCCTGCGTTTTGATAGGGCTGTAGCTAAACAATCACTTAAGTTAGGGTTGCCGATGGGTATTCAGCAAGCTATTACCAGTTTTGGTTTTTTGCTGCAAACCGTTTTTATTGGCGGTTTTGGGGCCACCGCTTTGGCCGCCAACGGGGCGCTGGCGCGTATCGATAGCTTATTGTTAATCCCTACCTTTGCCTTTATGCAAACGGCCAGTACTTTAGCGGGCCAAAACTTTGGGGCCGGCCAGCTGGATAGGCTTAAACGCGGCGTATCTTTTATTGCTGTTTTTACGGTAACCTTAACTTTATTGTTGGTTATCCCTACTTTTATTTTTAGGACAAATATCTTACAGCTTTTTATCAACGAAGGCGGGTTTGCCGCCGTCGTTATCGGCAGCGAAGCCCTAACTATTACCTTAATAGGGTACCCCTTTACCGCCCTTACCTTTTTGTTTGCCGGCGCTATCCGCGGGGCCGGTAAAACCACCATTCCTTTAATTATTAGCTTTGTCGGCCTTTATTTAATTAGGGTGCCGCTTATCATTATTTTTACTAACCACGACCTCAATCTTATGTACTTAGGGCTAAGCGGCATTTGGCTAAGCCAACCTATCCACTGGGTAGTTACGGCTACTTTAGGGTTTTTATACTTTAAATTTGGTAATTGGCAAAAACCTAAATTAAAGCCGCTAACGGCCGATTAA